Below is a window of Quercus robur chromosome 6, dhQueRobu3.1, whole genome shotgun sequence DNA.
AGTTTGTGCGGGTTGGGTAGAAAGAGATTGGGGATGTGGGCCACGCTGCTGGGCCTGAATTCAAGGCCAAAATGGAACTAGGTACCTCGGTGCCAtacaaatattattataatgctATATTATTTAAAGATTTAAATGATAAGTaactaaatttatatttaaatttaacaatatatattCTAAATCATTAAATGGATGCCTATAAAATGCTACTTAAAGGCCAAGAGCATTGTAGTTCAACTTACACTTTTTTGTAGGGTTCAAATTTATTCCCCCATCTAtctagttttatatatatatatatatatattaagcttTAACTAGCTGGTACCAATGCAATgcacaataaattttaacataatatgtctttttaatctttattatttttatgtaaatatgaaatttgattattgtgaaaattatcAATAGTTATTTGTAAGGATACGATTCGTaacgaaccacaacagtgttgggCTCGCTcgaaaaaaggcccaaacaatatcatttgtagagcatgggtttgaaaggctaggccttggtcaccagacggcGGGTTTTTCGTGATATCCGTACATGATTAAGTCATCTTcgcccctggagtctttctcctggaggcaggctgggaggctctggtttttggccatttttcccagcccccttttTGCacactaacttttacattatatagtccttATTGGTTGATCCTGGCtctccacttgttggtcaggcaggtgctCACTTctgtacttgtcccatcaactgTCCCCTCTTACTTTCTGTTAATTGCGAGGATCGAAGTTACACCGTccaagcgtcttttctcattaacatgatcaGGACGTTGgtcaatgcatttaatgcggaggggacgtatttttCTTGAACCTATTTTGTACCGTACCTCCATGTGGGCCCTATTCCACTCACATCCCCTTCAGGGGACTATTTGGGGATGGCCTTCACTAAGACGTTGCACTTCTCATCAAAgtcttggagtgccgaggataggGTCGTCCCCAGCTGTTCCCCTTAACCCCTCGGCCTTTGatcattcgtcctcggcacgggccctgagcccgaatagagcgtgggccggatcgTAAGCTCCCCGGCCCTacattatttattatgattgtgatTGTATGAGACTATATATTgtatcatttaaagaaaatacaatttGCCAAGATTCTAATGGAGGTTTCATatatagaatattttttttatatatattatttcttgctgtaatatataaaattgaagatGTTTGACTTTATGATATTGTATTACATAAGTTGTTGAGGTATAGATTTGTGCAATGCATggaaaatttttatcaaaatgtgatttttttctcttttatttttttgtctaaatattaaatttaataatcttAATAGTTGTTAATAGTCTTTATTTAGtgtctaaatatgaaatttaaccATTATGgttgtagggataagggcccaaatTTGTATATTGGGCCTAGGGCCTTAGCCGGGGACGTTAGTTAGTCCAAGGACGGATAAACAATAGTGAGGGTGTCAATCTCATAATTCCATAAGTAAGATGCAAACAAAAAGGCAGAAAGTGGGGGGGGGTTTTCCTTCGATGTGGGACGCAAAGGTTGCAAGCATGCCTAGGTCGGCCAAGGACGTTGtcaagcatgccgaggacgttgcaaGGCATGCCGAGGACGGCCTAAgacgttgcaagcatgcctaggacgttgccaagcatgccttaaGTACCCACAATTTTAATTAcgaaaatattttaatagataGTTTACCcttggaatataatttaaaccaattgaaaaatatatactaatataataattttattatttagtcaCCAACCATGAAATGCAGCAaaagttttaataaaatatggTTTTATCTTAAACAcgattttctctctctttcattttatataaacataaaatttgataattataataattaaattagacatttattatgattttgtttgtatatgaaaaaaattaaatataaaatttgataattataacaGTTATTAATGGATATTTATTATGAATGtctttatatatgaaattatttatttcacaatttaaagaaaatttaacctatcaaaatttcaatatataacaTCCACTccatgatataaaaaataaaaacacaaatatcTTATTAGACGATAAGAGAAATTATCAGTTAacttactaaaaataaaataaatttaactaaATTATAAAGTTAACAAAAAGTCTAACACGGTTTTACTTTTACATGAATAATCCAATCTAAGACAGAAAAAAGGTTGATTGCCTACGTGGACTAACTAACTGGGTTGAAGCAGTATGAGTAAAGCAGACCCTAGATTCCCTCCAATTAGTTTActgttattatattataaaaagattaaaataataataaagcaaaaAAGAGAGCCTTGGATCCGGTTTTAAGGCAGAGAAactgagaaaaagagagagatttttggGGTCCTCTAATccaaagtaaaaagaaaaaaagacatctCTTAGTCTTGGTGGTGGTGGCCAGCTAGTGGtagtgggtggtggtggtggtggtggaagaAAACTCAGCTCATGGTGCCGTAGCGATCGAGGGCTTCGCACTACCGGAGCCCCGATTTTttatctctctatctctgtgTGTGGATCCGGATATTCTACGGGTTTTCTCGGTGACCCGTGTAAATGATATTCGCGAAAGGCATGTTCTGGATTTTGAGCTGATTCGGTCCGATCTGttttgtttgttctcttttttgtaTCTGGACAGGTTGGTTGCCTAGTTATTCTGCGATTTTTGAGTCTACATTTTCATTATTCGCTCAAGTCCACCtgtcttttgttttaaaattggttctgattttttttttttttttttctctttttaccGTTCGAAGCCATGGCTGGTTTCGCATGTAGTTTTCGACCACATGTACTATATGTATGAAAATTTGCATTTTGTATCAATTCATTTGAGATATGATTTTGTTGCTGtcttataattttgttttgtatgggTTTGCACTTTGCAGCTGAATGTGATACCTAGTAAGATTAGAATGTCGCTTAAAAGCATTGTTCGCGAGATTAAGGATGGCATGGGTGGGAGCATGTCAAGACGAGGAGGAAGTGGAGAAGGGAAACATTGGCATAGAAGGACTAGGTCGCAAATTGTTGTTGCGCCTGCGGATCAAAAAGAACCCATAGTACATTCCTTGTCCGAATCGATCAGGCAAGGTCGGTGGGCGAATTTGCCTCCTGAATTGCTCTTGGACATAATCAGGAGGGTGGAAGAGAGCGAGACCTCGTGGCCCGGTCGCGCCGTGGTTGTGTCTTGTGGCTCTGTTTGCAGGTCGTGGAGAGCAATTACTAGCGAGATTGTCAGAACTCCCGAGCAATGTGGAAGGATCACATTTCCTATCTCGTTAAagcaggtaaaaaaaaaaaaagaatgaatgatctattctttgtttttgttattgtgaaagtttgtttgttttgactgtttttttaaaatggtttatGAATTATAGCCTGGGCCTCGCGAGTCTCCGATACAGTGTTTTATCAAGAGGGACAGAGCCACTTCTACGTATTTTCTGTACGTCGGTCTGGTGCCATGTGAGTAATTCTCTTTTCGACTTATTCCTCAAATCAATTTGAGCTTGTGAACTTCAATTTTCCTGTTCTTGATATCtggattatattttttgatgTTTGGGGAGTGGACATAAAGTGATTTATCATCAATTTTTCATTTACTAGTTTCCTTGTATGATTCAAAGAGAGGAGTTGATATGGCATTGCTTGTAAGTCATCCAAAATATAGGTAGAAATAATTTGTATGGGAGGGAAATTAGTGACAatgttttttgatttgtttttttttggtgtttcatcTCCTTTGAGGATTCTATTGTCTACGAGTATCGGCTTAATGAAGAATTAATTGAATGAATCAATTGgtgaaataaaattatatcagTTCTTACAAGGTTTCTCACTTATGATATTATCAAATTGACAGCTGAAGTTGGGGGTGATAAATTGCTATTAGCAGCCAAAAAGATCAGAAGGGCAATAGGCACAGACTTTGTTATATCATTGGTTGCTGATGATTTTTCTCGGGCCAGCAATAAATATGTTGGTAAATTGAGGCAAGTCTAAGCCATTGCTCTTTGTATCTACCtcttgccttttcttcttcattcattaCCCCTATAATTTAGGTGACAAAATTTTGCCAGGTCTAATTTTTTGGGTACAAAGTTCACCATATATGACAGCCAACCTCCTAGTGAAGCTGCAGTTCAACTAAATAGTCGGTCCAGTAGAAGATTTCATTCTAAGCAGGTGTCTCCAAGAGTACCAGCGTGTAACTACAGTGTAGGGACCATCTCCTACGAGCTCAATGTCCTTCGCACCAGAGGGCCAAGGAGAATGAATTGCATCATGCACTCCATACCTCTCTCATCTATTCAGGAGGACGGAAAGGCTCCAACACCAGCATCATTCATACACTCCTTTGATGAGCAATTTTCTCCCTTACCAGGTCCGAAAGGAAAGGATATAATCACAGATTTCAGCACCATAAGCCTCTCAGAGCCACGAGTTTCAGCCCAGGGCTCTGAAGAGCCACTGGTTCTTAAAAACAAGGCTCCTAGATGGCATGAGCAGCTGCAGTGCTGGTGCTTAAATTTCAGAGGGCGTGTTACAGTGGCTTCTGTTAAGAATTTCCAGCTTGTGGCAGCTGTTGATCCATCGCACAATATTTCAGCTGCAGAGCAAGAAAGGGTAATTTTACAGTTTGGAAAGATTGGAAAAGACATTTTCACTATGGATTATCGCTACCCACTCTCTGCCTTCCAAGCCTTTGCTGTCTGCTTGAGCAGCTTTGACACTAAACCTGCCTGTGAATGAAACTCATGTTGGTTGGAGATCATGATCTACATTTGCTAaatttcttctcaaattttGGGAATATATATCTTTGCTCTTCCCTGAAGTTAATCGTGCATGGCCATTTGCAGCTGAGAATCTTGTGCAGCCAGTAGCTCTCCACCACCCCCACCCCAACCCACCCAACCATTCTCTTTCCCCCTCCCCTCTAATTTCCGTTTATTCTGGAATTTGACTTGTATGTTGTTCCATGCCTTGGCTCTACTGaaattaagataaaaataagtttagtaAATTATATCCATATAGTTGAGATGTGGTTTCATGAATTGCTTTGCTTGGCTAAAATATAGATAGTAATCTAATCTGGTTTGTTGCTTACTTCTGGTTCTAACCTCGCTGTATCCGTAGTTTTGAAATCAGTTGGAAGTTAATTCATGGTCCTGCCTCTGGTTTCGCCTCAAGGTTAATTACTTCTACGCATGTATATCTTATTTGTATCGCTCTTGCCTGGACTATTTTCAATATGATATTTTCCCGTTAAATATGTTTAATTGTCATATTTTCCTAAATTGTGGTTACTCTTGTTTTGCCTTTGCTTCTCTAACACTATCGTAGATTTCCTTATTTGGCTTGTTAGTTGCTTTAAAATCAGGtctttattttgtcttttgttcCTACAAACCCTTGTATCTTTGGACAAATCTTCCATGCTTCATCCTTGTCCCTGTAAATGAGAATTGAGAAAAGAATAGTTGAAAAGTATGTATTTTTGTATATTGAGCATCTAAATGGTACAGAGAGACCAATATTATTGGGTATATAGAGAGGGACGAGGGACCGAGATTCTggctaaaattttcaaacctaGGACTTTATGGATTTCATGAGCACTTTAGTGTAATACCAGGCTAATCCCCTATGTTTGTAATAGGAGAGGCTATTCACCTCTTTAAAGTCGTGGCtgtagaataaaatataaaataaaaatgtgtgttAAGCTATCTTAATTTGCGTTAATTAGTGATGTATGGCACCTCTTTGGGTGACACAATCTTGCTTTAGAAAACAACTTGGATTCTTGACTTATTTGCTGGTTTAGGAATTAGCATCACTCTCTATCTAAATATATTACTCTATTATTTTGTCTGGGAACGTTGGTTCCATAATGGCAAACAAGTCATACGCATCTAAAAGCTCGTTGCATTGGGATCTGAtcttaattatttgattatttttgagCTACTCTCTAAACTGAAATCAATGTTTAATAGGGACACGTTAAGCCCCTTGAAAACCCAGTAGAAAGAAAAGGACAGGAAATGTAAATCCTATAACCCTTTTTAGTTTCAAAAGCCCATCTTCTTGAGGCTTACGGCTCACCACATTTCTTGTTTGTGCTGATTAATCAGATCCTGAAAAATTGTGGTGCATGCTTTACAGATGAACTGGGATTCGTAGATTtcataagcatgaaaaatatttctGGTCTGTAATTTTAAGTTGGTTAGATTTGAAGCTACACAAATGCTTGAAAAGTGACTCATAACTTGTCAATTAGACTGATGGCCACTAAATATACAATCTCTAGTAGTGTATTTTGTAATTAAGCAATTTATGCACAAATAAAACATAAAGTAATTGTGCttattatttagatttttgctaaaagttccctaaagtatatttatattttgaaaaaataaaaagatgtaatgttttaaaaaattgtacataaaagctaaaagcaaaaaaatgaccaatacCAAACGAACATGACCATTTCTCTTCTTAACATACAATCTCAAGTGCatgatcaaataaaattgtatcATGACTTCATGTTTCTTAGGCAGTAAGCCTACATAGGCTTTGCAGCATAGCTCTTACATTAATGTGACtttaaaatttgacaaattTGTGCTCACTCTCCAACCCTTTCATTTTGCCATTAATGTCTTCAATTTGAAAGCTGTTGTccctcttctttgtttttgaatgTCTCCACTCTATGGATGTTTCCCGCTTCTCTTTTTTAAACATCTCTGTTTTAGCTTCTGATTTTGATGATTATGCTTGGTATTTAGAAGTCTCAATAGAATAGGCATGATGAGAGCCTAAACTAGGTACTAATTTGCTACTAAAATTGGCTTTTACGTAAGAGAGAAGGGCAaggcaagaaaaagaaaatggaaaagagaTTCTCAAGTTTTGGTTTTCCATGATTTATGCTGATCGGTGGCCCCTAGAGTTTATCGATGTAACACCCAAAGTCAAGGACTTGTGTATTTTACAATGTTAAAAAGTCTTGATCGCCGTTTAACAGTATCGTTTAGTAATGATGGACAACGGATTTTGTTGTTTAGGCATGTATCAAGCATCCGTGATGTAAAACAGTTTCGCCTCTTAAAAGTCACAAAATTAGTATTAAAAATAATGGTTGAATTGCCAAAGCATCCATAATATAAGGGTTAGGTATATGAGTAATGTTATGGATAAACATTTTACGAACGGCTAATGTGACATGCTCCAACATtagcttttaaaaataaaaaaccacatAAGATATTAACATAactcaaattattaaaaaaaaaaaaaaaaaaaaaaaaaaaaaaaaaaaaaaaaaaaacttttatcacTCTTAAACACAGCCTAAGGCCTTGTAgcttgtagctgaattgacacatcttcatgtacaaagtgcttgggggtctaagGGGAAAAAGGTTCAAACTGTGggattagcagcatgttgtaattatcttaaaaaaaaaactcttaaacaCAGATATATCAATTTATTTCCTTTCTTCATAAATATTGTATTAAATACCAGTTTCATCACTTTAAatgttacaaaatttaatatcaaATGTATTGTTCTTAATTGGCATAATACTTAATTTGTTtgttacaaaaaattaattctttGAAATAAGTAGCGGAAAGATATCAAGGTTGTATGTACTATCGATAAAACTATGCAAGAATTTTGTGTTTGggagggttttctaattttttttttatttggactaTTAAAGGTGTTCAGGCTTTAGACCTCTTTGAGAACTTGATTATTTCATTGGATATATGTGCATTGGGTATATGTAGTCTCCTAGTCTCGCACATACCAAATAATTAATAGTTACAAGAAAGGTGGCCTAAGATGAAAGTTATAGGTTTTGAACTTAAGATCTCATGGATGATTGATCTCATAAGATCTTAGGAACCATTGCCAACCATTTGAGGTATGTGAGTCAATTATATATTGTGCATGTTAAATCACATATCGTACGCCTATGTTAAGGCTCTCCCATTTGTCATGTTTGGAGTTTTCACTTTTAATAGCTTCATATGTGATCGTTTCCTTAATTTACTTTGAATCATGTGAATTGAAAATGCAGCATTCCAAACAAGCAAATGTAACATGCCAAATTTCAaccacatttatttattttagcaaaTGTAAGATGCCAAATTTCAaccacatttatttattttacatatgtatattgtttatttaaaattttgaatcgGTCTTAATTGTTCAtaccttttcaatttttttttttttttttgaaatggacAATGGGGAAgtcgattttatatatatataaaagatagaaattttactttaacctaatctaagtgtatatgtgtgtgaagcctTCTCCTGAAGACTTAAACCTTGGCCCTTACCCCCACACTTTACAAACATcctatacttgtgaagtgac
It encodes the following:
- the LOC126732511 gene encoding tubby-like F-box protein 5 — encoded protein: MSLKSIVREIKDGMGGSMSRRGGSGEGKHWHRRTRSQIVVAPADQKEPIVHSLSESIRQGRWANLPPELLLDIIRRVEESETSWPGRAVVVSCGSVCRSWRAITSEIVRTPEQCGRITFPISLKQPGPRESPIQCFIKRDRATSTYFLYVGLVPSEVGGDKLLLAAKKIRRAIGTDFVISLVADDFSRASNKYVGKLRSNFLGTKFTIYDSQPPSEAAVQLNSRSSRRFHSKQVSPRVPACNYSVGTISYELNVLRTRGPRRMNCIMHSIPLSSIQEDGKAPTPASFIHSFDEQFSPLPGPKGKDIITDFSTISLSEPRVSAQGSEEPLVLKNKAPRWHEQLQCWCLNFRGRVTVASVKNFQLVAAVDPSHNISAAEQERVILQFGKIGKDIFTMDYRYPLSAFQAFAVCLSSFDTKPACE